TTACATTGTGACGTATCAAAAAATCGGATTCAACAAAGTATTTCGGGCACAGGTATTTCACAAAGAGTACAAACAACTCACCCGCACTTTTCCTGATACCAGCAGCAATGGCACAGGGTATGCCCGTGGCGTAGAATTGTTTTGGCGGGATAAATCCACTTTCAAAAACTTCGATTATTGGGTAACCTATTCATACCTCGATACCAAGCGTTCTTACCTCAATTACCCCTACGAATTGCAGCCCACATTTGCAGCCAATCACACGGCTAACCTGGTGGTAAAACGCTTTTTTACCAAAATGAAAACGCAGCTGAATCTCAACTATCAGTTTGCAACCGGAAGGCCCTATTATCAATTCAAATACAACAATGGTACACAACAATGGGGCATTGGCGACCAAGGCAAAACCATAGCTTATAACAACCTGAGTTTTAGTGCCAACTACCTCACCAATATTGGTAAAGCCTTTGGTGTAGTGGTGTTGAGTGTAACCAATGTACTCAACAGTAAGCAGGTGTTTGGCTACAACTATAGCGCAGATGGCAGCAATAAAGTAGCCATTGTGCCACCTGCCAACCGGTTCATTTTCTTGGGCCTCTTTTTAAGCTGGGGCACCGACCGTACACAAGATGCCATCAACAATAATTTATAACCGATTTCATTTCATCAACCACACAAACTACTATCATGGACAACATGCACAACAATGAACTTTGGGAAACAGCCCGCAGAAGGGCAGCTTTCAAAAAAAGCCTGAGTTCTTACTTTTTGGTCAATGCCTTTTTGATCGGCATTTGGTACTTCACTACGGGTGTTAACAGCCGCCATTTCTGGCCCATTTGGCCCATTCTTGGTTGGGGACTTGGCCTGGCTTTTCAGTATGCCAATGCCTACATGGGTACACAATTGTTTTCTGCAGAAAAAGAGTATGAAAAACTCAAACAACAACAACGATAAACGCATTCTCCATCACCTCATCACTTCAAAAAAATCACTATGAAAAAAGTATTTATTCTTTGCCTTACTGCCGTATTGGCTATAGCTGTACAAGCTCAAAATGAGAAGTACGTCAATTTCATGAAGAAGAACATAGCTGCACTCGACTCGGCTAAAAGCCCAGAAGACCTGCAAGTGTCGGCGAACAATTTTGAACGCATTGCCAATACCGAAAAAGGAGAGTGGTTGCCCAATTATTACGCAGCATATGCGTTGGTTATGAAAGCTTATTACGTAAAGGAGATGAAGGACATTGATCCGCTGTGCGATAAAGCCGATGCTTTTTTGGCCATGGCTGAAAGTATGAACGCTGCCAACTCAGAAATAGCTACACTGAAAGCTATGGTGCTTACCGCCAGAATGCGGGCAGATGGTAGCCGCGGCATGACAATGGGCCCCAAAGCCACCATGATTTTGCAGCAAGCTTTGCAGCAGCAACCAACTGGTAACCCACGTGCATTGATGCAAATGGCACAAATGAAATTTTATACGCCTCCGGCTTTTGGCGGCGGTAAAGATGCCGGTATTGAATTGCTGAAAAAAGCATTGCAGCTTACGATAGCTTTAAGCCTGCCAGTGAGCTGGATCCAAGCTGGGGTAAGCCGTATGCAATTAATTTATTGGCACAATGGACGGCTAAGTAAGTAGTATTTCTTGTGTATAAATCTGCCGCCAGAGAAGGGATGAGCTATTACCTTCACTCAATACAAAAGCAATGATGGAAGACAAACCATTGGACACTCACGAAAGCCTGCAGGTAATCAGCAG
The Phnomibacter ginsenosidimutans genome window above contains:
- a CDS encoding 2TM domain-containing protein; protein product: MDNMHNNELWETARRRAAFKKSLSSYFLVNAFLIGIWYFTTGVNSRHFWPIWPILGWGLGLAFQYANAYMGTQLFSAEKEYEKLKQQQR